In Candidatus Epulonipiscium viviparus, one DNA window encodes the following:
- a CDS encoding ABC transporter ATP-binding protein, whose protein sequence is MDKIQVKGLSKSFGELQVLKDLNFSIKKGEFVVVVGPTGCGKTTFLNLLTRIYTPTSGDLYIDGEPADPKKHNLAFAFQEASAIPWLTVEENIKFGLKIKKLPKGIIKERTDNIIALLGLEKFRKQYPRELSVSCEQRVVIGRAFALHPDLLLMDEPYGQMDIKMRYYLEDEVLKIWKELGTTVVFITHNVEEAVYLAEKVLILSNKPTTIKEVVEIDLPHPRDFTDPKFVQTREYITNQIKWW, encoded by the coding sequence ATGGACAAAATACAAGTAAAAGGATTATCTAAATCGTTTGGTGAGTTGCAAGTTCTAAAAGACCTAAACTTTTCTATAAAGAAAGGTGAGTTTGTAGTAGTTGTTGGGCCAACAGGTTGCGGAAAGACCACATTTTTAAATTTGCTAACTAGAATATACACACCCACTTCGGGAGATTTATATATAGATGGAGAGCCTGCAGATCCCAAAAAGCATAATCTAGCATTTGCATTTCAAGAAGCATCGGCAATACCATGGCTAACCGTCGAAGAGAATATCAAATTTGGATTAAAAATCAAGAAACTACCAAAAGGAATTATTAAAGAGCGTACCGATAACATCATCGCATTGCTGGGGCTCGAAAAATTTAGGAAGCAATATCCGCGGGAGCTATCCGTAAGTTGTGAGCAAAGAGTAGTGATCGGCAGAGCATTTGCATTGCACCCAGATCTGCTATTGATGGATGAACCGTATGGGCAAATGGATATTAAGATGAGATACTACCTAGAAGATGAAGTGTTAAAAATCTGGAAAGAACTGGGAACCACGGTTGTGTTTATTACTCACAATGTTGAAGAGGCAGTTTACCTTGCTGAAAAGGTATTGATTCTATCGAACAAACCGACAACTATTAAAGAAGTGGTAGAAATTGATCTACCGCATCCGCGAGATTTTACAGACCCTAAATTTGTTCAAACACGAGAATATATCACAAATCAAATTAAATGGTGGTAA
- the thiT gene encoding energy-coupled thiamine transporter ThiT: MLDVVGGIVFAVFIGFYIYKIRKETWDIKKIVVMALCAALSFALSMITFIRLPQDGGVSLAPMMPIMLAAYIYGAGAGMTTGLVYGLLKIMNSMYILTPVQFLLEYIMSPMIVAIACLFGKDTKIKILLGSAIAQFLRFLLHFIVGATYFKEYAGTENPWIYSFFYNGPVSLVEGIITCAILVALPIPLIIKQLKK; the protein is encoded by the coding sequence ATGTTGGATGTAGTAGGAGGAATAGTATTTGCTGTGTTTATAGGATTTTATATCTATAAAATACGAAAAGAAACGTGGGATATAAAAAAAATTGTGGTAATGGCATTGTGTGCCGCATTGAGTTTTGCATTATCAATGATTACATTTATTAGATTGCCACAAGATGGTGGCGTGAGCCTCGCGCCGATGATGCCAATTATGTTAGCGGCGTATATTTACGGGGCAGGAGCGGGGATGACCACGGGGTTGGTATACGGATTACTTAAGATTATGAATTCTATGTATATACTGACACCGGTACAATTTTTACTTGAATATATTATGTCACCGATGATCGTCGCCATTGCCTGCTTGTTTGGCAAAGACACAAAGATAAAAATATTACTAGGGAGTGCAATAGCGCAATTTTTACGATTTTTGTTACATTTCATAGTGGGAGCAACATATTTCAAAGAATATGCCGGAACAGAAAATCCATGGATATATTCTTTCTTTTATAATGGACCAGTATCATTGGTAGAAGGAATCATTACCTGCGCTATACTCGTGGCATTGCCAATACCTCTAATTATTAAGCAGTTAAAAAAATAA
- a CDS encoding VOC family protein encodes MSVIKFEDYMHVGVIVNNIEETIAKMEKIFKIDEYRINLFPPENVNKDDIQLMYKGKKTWFTARFCFMRMGNTEIELIQPLEGESLWRDYLNEHGEGLHHLKFEVDSINETMKAFKEMGVDCPQYGSAVGPNTGKIWAYFDTTKELGYVSEILNRQLWETID; translated from the coding sequence ATGTCTGTTATTAAGTTTGAAGATTATATGCACGTGGGGGTCATTGTTAACAACATCGAAGAGACGATTGCTAAGATGGAAAAAATATTTAAAATTGACGAATATCGAATCAATCTATTTCCTCCGGAAAATGTTAATAAAGACGATATCCAACTGATGTATAAAGGCAAAAAAACTTGGTTTACTGCTAGATTTTGCTTTATGAGAATGGGTAATACAGAAATAGAACTTATTCAACCTTTAGAAGGTGAAAGTTTGTGGAGAGATTATCTAAATGAACATGGCGAAGGTCTTCATCACCTAAAATTTGAAGTAGATTCTATTAACGAAACTATGAAAGCTTTTAAGGAGATGGGTGTTGATTGTCCGCAATATGGCTCTGCAGTTGGGCCAAATACTGGCAAAATTTGGGCATATTTTGATACTACAAAAGAATTAGGATACGTGTCTGAGATATTAAACAGACAATTGTGGGAAACTATCGACTAA
- a CDS encoding AEC family transporter — protein MLSILSPILPMILLIGLGMWCRRSQYFSHHTIAEIKRFLLNICTPATIINMTLLMEIEAQTFLIIALSYIMLCVFLLGGKLLNLIPPLHNTLNPYVCSGTAFMLVGMSLFTIIYGAEHLATFALLGIGHEFFIWTIYYPLFHLDTKGTKITIATFKNLLTSPFIIALVAGMMLNIFGVVEILEANPIGSGILSAITMLSSVATPLLLIALGYGLAFKVDNLKASLKFVFVRFLVVGVLGLLFKFLIIDPLIEPSLVVDLSFYAFLALPLMFTLTLFVEGVVSDEEVEIINGAIGISTIISIILLIILSILIPPAIL, from the coding sequence ATGCTATCAATTTTGAGTCCGATATTACCAATGATACTTTTAATTGGCCTAGGCATGTGGTGTAGGCGTTCACAATATTTTTCACACCACACTATCGCTGAAATTAAAAGATTTTTGCTAAACATCTGTACACCGGCCACAATTATAAATATGACGTTATTAATGGAGATCGAAGCCCAAACGTTTTTGATAATAGCCTTAAGCTACATTATGCTATGTGTATTTTTATTAGGCGGAAAGCTATTAAACCTAATTCCTCCATTACATAATACGCTCAATCCATATGTATGCTCTGGTACGGCATTCATGCTAGTTGGGATGTCGCTATTTACTATTATATACGGAGCAGAGCATCTAGCAACCTTCGCATTGCTGGGGATAGGTCATGAATTTTTCATATGGACGATATATTACCCGTTGTTTCATTTAGATACCAAAGGCACCAAAATCACAATCGCAACGTTTAAAAATCTGCTAACATCTCCCTTTATTATAGCATTAGTGGCGGGAATGATGCTAAATATCTTTGGTGTAGTAGAAATTTTGGAGGCAAACCCAATAGGAAGTGGAATCTTAAGTGCAATCACGATGCTCTCTTCTGTTGCGACACCACTATTGCTTATTGCATTGGGATATGGATTAGCGTTCAAAGTAGATAATCTAAAAGCGAGTCTGAAATTTGTATTTGTAAGATTTTTGGTTGTCGGAGTTTTGGGATTGCTATTTAAATTTTTGATTATAGATCCGTTAATAGAACCTAGCTTAGTTGTGGACTTATCGTTTTATGCGTTTTTGGCACTTCCACTGATGTTTACACTAACATTATTTGTAGAAGGGGTTGTGAGCGATGAGGAAGTGGAGATAATCAACGGTGCGATAGGTATTTCGACCATAATAAGCATAATACTCTTGATAATATTATCTATATTGATTCCGCCAGCGATATTGTAG
- a CDS encoding biotin transporter BioY has translation MSTKQITMVGLGAALMAVFAQISIPIPNVPLTFQLFGVVLLGVMLPRKLSTLALTVYVLIGAVGAPVFAGFSGGLQALIGPTGGYLYSFIASAFIVGTFAKKNNMIYTTIGAYLGLAVSYIVGTIQLKYVLDMSWLAAISSGTGGGVFLIKDIVFTGIAIIVGKQIHQILLKNGLLNNKITE, from the coding sequence ATGTCTACTAAACAAATTACTATGGTAGGTCTTGGAGCGGCGTTGATGGCTGTGTTTGCACAAATTTCGATTCCAATTCCAAACGTACCACTAACATTTCAACTTTTTGGAGTAGTTCTTTTAGGAGTTATGTTGCCTCGAAAGCTTTCTACATTAGCATTAACAGTATACGTATTGATAGGTGCTGTGGGGGCTCCTGTATTTGCAGGCTTTAGCGGTGGGCTCCAGGCGTTAATTGGGCCAACAGGCGGGTATTTATATTCGTTTATAGCGTCTGCTTTTATCGTGGGAACATTTGCTAAGAAAAACAATATGATTTATACAACAATAGGAGCCTATTTGGGTCTTGCCGTCTCCTACATAGTGGGGACAATTCAATTGAAATATGTTTTGGATATGAGCTGGCTTGCAGCTATAAGTTCAGGAACCGGAGGAGGCGTATTCTTAATTAAGGATATTGTATTTACGGGTATTGCTATTATAGTAGGTAAGCAAATTCATCAAATTTTACTCAAAAATGGATTGTTAAACAACAAAATAACAGAATAA
- a CDS encoding galactose ABC transporter substrate-binding protein yields MNKVLKGIALGVMSFATLTGCASDTNNSTEDGIKAGVFYYNFSDIYISTVRANMDDMLEDLGMNFQNYDASGNQATQMDQINTAIANQVDLLIVNPVEITSIDIAEIAKAAGIPVIFFNREVTDDVILSYDNSAYIGTSSTEAGHLQGAMIGEYLLDNYDLVDLNGDGEISYVMFKGQEGNVEADGRTKYSVEDTDAQLVAAGKPKLAFYDDKNTAKYLVDQGGNWSAQAATDYMNVILAEYSEANGNMIELVIANNDGMAEGAISALHNVGFNTGSGKSIPVYGVDATDSAKQLIAEGKMTGTVMQDAQAMAAAVTHLAKNVMNGEDLMAHTEEYNVDATVDKIRVPYSIYSAAQ; encoded by the coding sequence ATGAATAAAGTATTAAAAGGTATTGCGTTAGGAGTTATGTCGTTTGCAACATTGACAGGATGCGCATCAGATACAAACAATTCGACAGAGGATGGCATCAAGGCCGGGGTGTTTTACTACAATTTCTCTGATATTTACATATCCACAGTTCGTGCCAATATGGACGATATGCTAGAAGATTTGGGAATGAACTTTCAAAACTATGACGCTTCTGGAAACCAAGCGACGCAAATGGACCAGATTAATACTGCGATCGCGAATCAGGTGGATTTGCTAATCGTAAATCCAGTAGAAATCACATCTATCGATATTGCAGAGATTGCTAAAGCTGCGGGTATTCCAGTAATTTTCTTCAACCGAGAAGTTACCGACGATGTAATTCTCAGTTACGACAACTCTGCATATATAGGAACGAGCTCGACAGAAGCCGGGCATCTTCAAGGAGCTATGATAGGCGAATACCTACTGGATAACTACGATTTAGTGGATCTAAATGGCGATGGAGAAATTTCATACGTAATGTTTAAGGGACAAGAAGGAAACGTCGAAGCCGATGGACGTACAAAATATTCTGTAGAAGATACCGATGCGCAATTGGTAGCTGCAGGAAAGCCGAAGCTTGCTTTCTACGACGACAAAAATACCGCCAAATATTTAGTAGATCAAGGTGGAAATTGGTCCGCTCAAGCCGCAACAGATTATATGAATGTAATATTGGCAGAATACTCCGAAGCTAATGGCAATATGATTGAGCTGGTAATCGCCAACAACGACGGAATGGCAGAAGGGGCGATTTCGGCTCTCCATAACGTAGGATTTAATACAGGCTCTGGCAAGTCGATTCCGGTATATGGCGTTGATGCAACAGATTCGGCAAAGCAGCTTATAGCAGAAGGAAAAATGACGGGCACCGTAATGCAAGATGCGCAGGCAATGGCCGCGGCTGTAACTCACCTAGCCAAAAACGTGATGAATGGCGAAGACTTGATGGCTCATACCGAAGAATATAATGTAGATGCAACTGTAGATAAAATTCGTGTGCCATATAGTATTTATTCTGCTGCACAATAA
- a CDS encoding sugar ABC transporter ATP-binding protein: MALLEMQNMNKQFPGVKALDNVSLVVEPGTVHALMGENGAGKSTLMKCLFGMYKPDSGTILLNGNEINFKNSKEALENGVAMVHQELNQALSRSVMDNLWIGRYPTYKGLMVNQKEMLKRSKELFELIGVDVDPKKIMSKMSVSQRQMVEIAKAVSYESKIIVFDEPTSSLTEKEVGHLFRIINMLKAKGCGIIYISHKMEEILKISDAITIMRDGAWVATKDAKEVTMDEIIKLMVGRELTNRFPEKTNKPADVILEVAGMAGKYTKLVDATFDLKKGEILGVAGLDGSGRTELVENLFGYMTKSKGEITLHGKKIENKTPQDAIKNGFALITEERRATGIFGILSIKENTVIANLKNYRKAKISLDEKKMKADTQWSIDSMRIKTPSQSTKIRSLSGGNQQKVILGRWLLTKPEVLLLDEPTRGIDVGAKFEIYQLIMELADEGKGVIMISSEMPELLGVCDRILVMSGGRVAGTVDAKNTTQEEIMTLASKYV, from the coding sequence ATGGCATTGCTAGAGATGCAAAATATGAACAAACAATTTCCGGGAGTCAAAGCTCTCGATAACGTTTCGTTGGTAGTAGAGCCCGGAACCGTTCACGCGCTGATGGGTGAGAATGGCGCAGGGAAGTCGACATTGATGAAGTGTTTATTTGGAATGTATAAACCCGACAGCGGAACCATTTTGCTAAACGGAAATGAGATCAATTTCAAAAACTCTAAGGAAGCACTAGAAAATGGTGTGGCGATGGTGCATCAAGAATTAAATCAGGCACTGTCAAGAAGTGTAATGGACAATTTGTGGATAGGGAGATACCCAACATATAAAGGGTTGATGGTAAATCAAAAAGAAATGCTAAAGCGTTCTAAGGAGCTGTTTGAGTTAATTGGAGTAGATGTGGATCCCAAAAAAATCATGTCCAAAATGTCGGTTTCGCAGAGGCAAATGGTTGAAATTGCAAAGGCAGTTTCATACGAATCCAAAATTATTGTATTTGATGAGCCGACATCATCTTTAACAGAAAAAGAAGTGGGGCACCTATTTAGAATCATCAATATGCTTAAGGCCAAAGGCTGCGGCATAATTTATATAAGCCATAAAATGGAAGAAATCTTAAAAATCAGTGATGCAATAACTATTATGCGTGACGGGGCGTGGGTGGCAACGAAGGACGCAAAAGAAGTTACTATGGATGAAATCATCAAATTGATGGTGGGTCGAGAGCTTACCAATCGTTTTCCAGAAAAAACCAACAAACCTGCAGATGTAATCTTAGAAGTCGCAGGAATGGCGGGAAAATATACGAAGCTAGTCGACGCAACATTTGATTTAAAAAAGGGAGAAATTTTAGGAGTTGCAGGATTAGATGGGTCTGGTCGAACCGAGCTAGTTGAAAATTTATTTGGGTATATGACAAAATCTAAAGGAGAAATTACTCTGCACGGCAAAAAAATTGAGAATAAAACTCCACAAGATGCTATCAAAAATGGCTTTGCGTTAATCACAGAAGAAAGACGAGCAACCGGGATTTTTGGAATTTTAAGCATCAAAGAAAATACTGTCATTGCAAACCTCAAAAACTATCGCAAAGCAAAGATTTCGCTGGACGAAAAGAAAATGAAGGCCGACACGCAATGGTCCATAGATTCGATGCGCATCAAGACGCCTAGTCAGTCCACCAAAATTCGTTCGCTATCGGGTGGCAATCAGCAAAAAGTGATTCTGGGTAGATGGCTTCTTACCAAACCCGAAGTATTGCTTCTAGATGAGCCAACTCGCGGTATCGATGTAGGTGCCAAATTCGAAATTTACCAATTGATTATGGAGCTTGCAGACGAAGGAAAGGGAGTCATTATGATTTCGTCTGAGATGCCAGAGCTTTTGGGCGTATGCGATAGGATTTTGGTGATGTCTGGAGGGCGCGTTGCTGGAACAGTGGATGCGAAGAACACAACTCAGGAAGAAATTATGACTCTAGCAAGCAAGTATGTGTAA
- a CDS encoding galactose/methyl galactoside ABC transporter permease MglC: protein MVNVKEVKNISRKQVADFLLNNALFILMGIAIIYIAVSNENFLKWPSIINIVSQTAAYLPAALGIAGCIVLAGTDLSAGRMVGLSACVSASLLQAVGTGNKMWEGIGTLPIWIVIPAVMLLCAVIGAFNGFFIAKFKVHPFIVTLGTQLILYSVLLLYVQQGSNRGMAISNLDKSYTTFVKGSLPFMKIAGVPIPNYVIFALIITAIIWFIWNKTTFGKNMFALGSNEEAAKVSGVNVFMTTILVFALAGAMYGFTGFVEGARIGSNTANTGLNYELDAIAACVIGGVSFVGGIGKVRGVIIGVLMLRLIFIGLQMTSVDQNLQYLIKGGIILFACALDMRKYLVKK, encoded by the coding sequence ATGGTAAATGTAAAAGAAGTAAAAAATATATCGAGGAAGCAAGTTGCTGATTTTCTGCTAAATAATGCGTTGTTCATATTAATGGGAATTGCGATCATATATATTGCAGTGTCAAACGAAAACTTTCTAAAGTGGCCGTCTATTATAAATATCGTATCGCAAACAGCCGCGTATCTGCCGGCCGCATTGGGGATAGCGGGGTGCATTGTGCTTGCTGGGACAGACCTTTCTGCCGGGAGAATGGTAGGGCTCTCTGCCTGCGTATCAGCATCGTTATTGCAAGCAGTCGGAACAGGAAATAAAATGTGGGAAGGTATCGGAACGCTGCCTATATGGATCGTGATTCCTGCGGTCATGCTATTATGTGCCGTGATCGGAGCATTCAACGGATTCTTTATTGCCAAGTTTAAAGTTCATCCATTTATCGTAACGCTGGGTACACAGTTAATTCTGTATTCGGTTTTATTGTTATACGTACAACAAGGGTCAAATCGCGGGATGGCGATTTCGAATCTAGATAAGTCATACACAACATTTGTTAAAGGTAGTTTGCCGTTTATGAAAATAGCAGGGGTGCCAATTCCAAATTATGTAATTTTTGCGTTAATCATTACAGCGATCATCTGGTTTATATGGAACAAAACGACGTTTGGTAAAAATATGTTTGCACTAGGGTCAAATGAAGAGGCAGCAAAGGTGTCGGGTGTGAACGTATTTATGACCACGATTTTAGTATTTGCACTCGCTGGGGCTATGTATGGATTTACAGGATTTGTTGAAGGTGCACGCATCGGATCCAATACAGCAAATACAGGATTGAACTACGAGCTCGATGCCATTGCGGCTTGCGTAATCGGCGGGGTATCGTTTGTGGGAGGTATCGGAAAGGTACGAGGAGTGATCATCGGCGTCTTGATGTTGCGTCTAATATTTATAGGTCTTCAAATGACCAGCGTGGACCAAAATCTCCAATATCTCATTAAAGGCGGAATCATTTTGTTTGCCTGCGCTCTGGATATGAGAAAATATTTAGTTAAGAAATAG
- a CDS encoding molybdopterin-binding protein: protein MKKIPVAEAVGSILCHDITQIIQDVTKQAIFRKGHVIAAEDVPVLLSLGKENIYVWEADETMMHENDAAEILYGFCHNEGIAKSEVKEGKIEAIATRDGCLKVDTTRLLNLNLVEEIMIATIHSNRFVKQGEKLAGMRVIPLAIAKDKMESLAKMVGETPLLNLIPFNRKKVGIVTTGSEIFKGRITDKFGPVIREKLAPFGCEILGQTITDDKVADIVSAIKAYIEMGADMVVCTGGMSVDPDDVTPSAIREVGAEVISYGAPVLPGAMFLLSYLDGKPILGLPGCVMYSKATIFDLVLPRIMIDERLTKLDLAILGHGGFCNSCSTCNYPSCAFGK, encoded by the coding sequence GTGAAGAAGATTCCAGTTGCAGAGGCAGTGGGAAGTATTTTGTGCCACGACATTACGCAAATAATACAAGATGTTACCAAACAGGCCATCTTTCGAAAAGGGCACGTGATAGCCGCAGAAGATGTTCCAGTGCTTCTGTCTCTTGGCAAGGAAAATATTTATGTGTGGGAAGCCGATGAAACCATGATGCACGAAAACGATGCTGCAGAGATTTTATACGGCTTTTGTCACAACGAAGGTATCGCCAAATCAGAAGTAAAGGAAGGCAAAATCGAAGCAATAGCAACTCGCGACGGCTGCCTAAAAGTGGATACCACCAGACTACTAAATCTCAATCTGGTAGAAGAAATTATGATCGCAACCATTCATTCTAATCGCTTCGTAAAGCAAGGCGAAAAGTTGGCTGGAATGCGCGTCATTCCTCTTGCTATTGCAAAAGACAAAATGGAAAGCCTAGCAAAAATGGTTGGAGAAACGCCACTGCTAAATCTAATCCCTTTTAATAGGAAGAAAGTCGGGATAGTTACAACCGGTAGCGAAATTTTTAAGGGTAGAATTACAGATAAATTTGGTCCTGTAATTCGAGAAAAGTTGGCGCCTTTTGGATGTGAAATATTAGGACAAACTATTACAGACGATAAGGTTGCTGACATAGTTTCGGCAATAAAAGCGTATATAGAGATGGGCGCAGATATGGTTGTGTGTACTGGCGGAATGAGTGTGGATCCCGATGATGTAACCCCCAGTGCAATTCGCGAGGTTGGCGCAGAAGTTATTTCGTACGGAGCTCCCGTTTTGCCAGGAGCCATGTTTTTGTTAAGCTATTTAGATGGCAAACCGATTTTAGGGCTTCCGGGATGCGTTATGTATTCCAAAGCTACGATTTTTGATTTAGTGTTGCCAAGAATTATGATCGATGAAAGGCTAACCAAATTGGATCTTGCGATTTTAGGTCATGGCGGCTTTTGTAATAGCTGCAGCACATGCAATTACCCCAGCTGCGCATTTGGAAAATAA
- the glp gene encoding gephyrin-like molybdotransferase Glp → MLELEDAITTLLANTTETAEETCPISRSNKRIASVAVAAPMAIPPFNRSPLDGYAFMATDSVGATAENPKQLRVVTTIYAGDAYEGTIRSGEAAKIMTGAPIPAGCDCVIRQEDTNYKNDVVEIYEELTAFKNFCYAGEDINTGSTIITKNEKLNAIKVGVLASVGIAKVAVYKRVRVALLCTGSELADVGEPLAAGKIYNSNRYMIEARLKDLGAEVTVLENIVDDEEAVAAALVAVADSVDIIVTTGGVSVGERDIMPAAFEKMGATQLFWKVKIQPGTPVLAAKLRNVLLIGLSGNPFASLVNFELLVRPVIAHAAHDPSLNTTTATAIMANTFPKKTTKRRFVRAIYADGRVCLPDNHSGGSLYTMSVCNGLVEIAEGTKSLVAGDRVNVILL, encoded by the coding sequence ATGCTAGAGTTAGAAGATGCAATCACCACGTTATTAGCAAACACCACAGAGACAGCGGAGGAGACATGTCCAATATCCCGGTCAAATAAACGCATTGCATCAGTGGCAGTCGCGGCCCCCATGGCAATTCCGCCGTTTAATCGTTCTCCATTGGATGGCTATGCTTTCATGGCAACAGATAGTGTGGGGGCAACGGCCGAAAATCCAAAACAGCTCCGCGTGGTGACAACAATCTATGCGGGCGATGCTTATGAAGGAACAATTCGATCTGGGGAAGCCGCAAAGATTATGACGGGCGCACCAATTCCGGCGGGATGCGACTGTGTAATTCGCCAAGAAGATACGAACTATAAAAATGATGTTGTTGAAATATATGAAGAGCTTACTGCATTCAAAAATTTTTGCTATGCGGGCGAGGATATTAATACTGGATCCACAATTATTACAAAGAACGAAAAGTTAAACGCAATCAAAGTAGGTGTATTAGCAAGCGTGGGGATAGCCAAAGTTGCAGTTTACAAGCGAGTTCGCGTTGCTTTATTATGTACCGGGAGTGAGCTTGCCGATGTAGGGGAGCCTCTTGCTGCTGGCAAAATTTATAATAGCAATAGGTATATGATCGAAGCAAGGCTAAAAGATTTGGGGGCCGAAGTAACGGTTCTAGAAAATATTGTAGACGATGAAGAGGCAGTTGCCGCGGCGTTGGTCGCAGTAGCAGATAGCGTTGATATTATCGTAACAACTGGCGGAGTTTCGGTAGGTGAGCGAGATATTATGCCGGCGGCATTTGAGAAAATGGGAGCCACGCAATTGTTCTGGAAAGTCAAAATTCAGCCGGGAACTCCCGTGTTGGCGGCAAAATTGAGGAACGTATTGCTTATAGGGCTCTCTGGTAACCCATTTGCGAGTCTTGTTAATTTCGAATTATTGGTTCGCCCAGTAATTGCACATGCTGCACATGACCCGAGCCTAAACACAACTACTGCAACGGCAATAATGGCCAATACGTTTCCCAAGAAGACGACAAAGAGACGGTTCGTAAGAGCAATATACGCAGATGGGCGAGTTTGCTTACCCGATAATCATTCTGGCGGTTCGCTATATACGATGAGCGTCTGTAATGGGTTGGTCGAGATCGCGGAAGGAACAAAATCGTTGGTAGCGGGAGATAGAGTAAATGTGATATTGCTATAA
- the moaC gene encoding cyclic pyranopterin monophosphate synthase MoaC has protein sequence MFTHFDEKGNAVMVDVSAKTETNRVAVAQGTIYTNSAVYDAITTNRIEKGDVLNVARVAGIMGTKKTAELIPMCHPLLISKVAIDFEFDAAALAITALCTVKISGKTGVEMEALTGVSVALLTIYDMCKAVDKAMKIGDIFLVEKQGGKSGNYKA, from the coding sequence ATGTTTACACACTTTGATGAGAAGGGAAATGCCGTTATGGTTGATGTTTCGGCAAAAACAGAGACGAATCGAGTGGCTGTCGCGCAGGGAACAATCTATACAAACTCGGCTGTCTACGATGCGATAACAACAAATCGTATTGAAAAAGGAGACGTATTGAATGTTGCGCGAGTTGCTGGGATAATGGGCACCAAAAAGACGGCGGAGCTGATACCGATGTGTCATCCGCTGTTAATATCAAAAGTTGCGATCGACTTTGAATTTGATGCTGCCGCGTTAGCAATAACAGCCTTGTGCACGGTAAAAATATCGGGTAAAACGGGAGTTGAGATGGAAGCGTTAACTGGGGTCAGTGTTGCATTACTGACGATTTACGATATGTGCAAAGCTGTTGATAAAGCTATGAAAATAGGAGATATATTTTTAGTAGAAAAGCAGGGTGGAAAAAGTGGAAACTACAAAGCCTAA
- the mobB gene encoding molybdopterin-guanine dinucleotide biosynthesis protein B — METTKPNVIAISGIKNSGKTTLIAKIVAALASEGYKVGVIKHDGHEFAADHPGTDSHKIKMAGADAVMVYSATKLMLVRNLDETVAFEDLLKYYADMDLVIVEGMKHSSLPKIEVVSNHAKAICTANVIAIAAPASVATNAANTPIIDRNDVNAVLKYIRKFI; from the coding sequence GTGGAAACTACAAAGCCTAATGTTATTGCAATAAGTGGTATAAAAAATTCTGGCAAAACAACGTTAATCGCAAAAATTGTGGCAGCGCTTGCGTCGGAGGGATATAAAGTTGGTGTAATAAAGCATGATGGGCACGAATTTGCCGCAGACCATCCGGGAACAGACAGTCATAAAATAAAGATGGCAGGCGCCGATGCTGTTATGGTTTATTCTGCAACAAAGCTGATGCTCGTGAGGAATCTCGATGAAACGGTAGCGTTTGAAGACTTGCTAAAATATTATGCGGACATGGATTTGGTCATTGTAGAAGGAATGAAGCATAGTAGTTTGCCAAAAATCGAAGTGGTGAGCAATCATGCTAAAGCTATATGCACAGCGAATGTAATCGCAATTGCAGCTCCAGCTTCGGTTGCCACAAACGCCGCGAACACACCTATTATAGATCGCAACGATGTGAACGCTGTACTAAAATATATCAGAAAATTTATATAA